The genomic segment CGATGATGCCGGCGTCGCGCAGTTTGCGTTCCAACGCATCGCCGCTGTCGTGGCGCGCCAGTTCCGCCGCCGCCTCCATGCGCGCGCCGCGTTCGGCCTGTTTGAGCTTGATCCGGGCCAGCGAATCGACCGCGGTCTGCAGCCGGTTGTGCGGCCCGGCGTAGCGCTGCGCGACCGCGGCCTGCGCGCGCTGCATGCTTTCGGTGGCCTTGACCGTGTCAAGCAGCAGCTCGAC from the Salifodinibacter halophilus genome contains:
- a CDS encoding PspA/IM30 family protein; its protein translation is VELLLDTVKATESMQRAQAAVAQRYAGPHNRLQTAVDSLARIKLKQAERGARMEAAAELARHDSGDALERKLRDAGII